The Horticoccus luteus DNA window GAGGCCGGACGCGAGCTCGCGGTGGATCTGGCTCTCGACGGTGCGCGCGCCGATGGCGCCCCACGAGACGAGGTCGGCGTAGTATTGCCCGAGCGTGGTATCGAGAAACTCGGTGGCGACGGGGAGGCCGAGGGCGACGACGTCGAGCATGAGTTTGCGGGCGAGGCGGAGACCGGCGTTGATCTGAAAACTGCCGTCGAGAAACGGGTCGTTGATGAGGCCTTTCCAGCCGACGACGGTGCGCGGTTTTTCAAAATACACGCGCATGACGAGGAGCAGCGTGTCCGCGTAGAGTGGGGCGAGGTCGCGAAGGCGTTGCGCGTAGTCGAGCGCGGCGGCGGGATCGTGAATCGAACAGGGGCCGACGATGACGAGGAGACGGTCGTCCTGGCCGGTGAGGATGGCGGCGATGTCGCGGCGGCTGCGGGCGATGAGCGCGGCGCTGGCGGCAGTGAGCGGGAGATCGTCCTCCAGCACGGCGGGCGCGATGAGCGGTTTGGTGGCGCGGATACGCAGGTCGGCGGTCGGCTGGTTCATGGCAAAGGGGTTGACCGTAGGCGGGCGGCGACGGCAAAGGCAAGCGGAGCGAGCGCGCGTCAGGTGGGCGCGGAAGGCAGGCGGCAACGCGAGGCAGCAGAACCACGAATGGACACGAAGAAACACGAATGAAAGCGAAGTGCGGCGGGATCTGACAAACCACCGCGCGCGGAGCGCCCGGTCCACCAGCGCTGCGTCAGTATGAAATGCGTGCGGCGATAGGGCAGGCGCTCCGCGGGCCTACGCTGCGAGTTTCACGCGCGGAAAGGAGCGTGGCGATGTCACCGGCGTGGCGCGGCTCGGCGGCTGAGGCAGGTGCGCCAAATCCACCACGCGAAGAGCAGTTGAAAGGGGAGGCGCGCCCACAAAACCCAGCGGGGCAGATCGACGCCGGGCCAGCCGTGGAGAGCGACGTGAACGTTCGCGGGAAACACCGCCACCAGTAACGCGAGGAGGCCCCAACCGGCGAGGCGGCGCGTCGCGGGGAGGAAAACGCCGAGGCCGCCGAGGATTTCCGCGAGGCCGCTGATCGCGAGCAACGCGCCGGGCGCGGGCAGCCACGGCGGCATCATCGCGAGATACGGTTGAGGATGGAGAAAGTGGTTGGCCCCAGCGGCGATGAAGAAGAGGCCGAGGAGCCAGCGACCGTAAGGTAACGAGGATGCGCGCATGGCCACGGGGATGTAGTCAGCGAGAAATGAGCGTGGTGCGCCGCCAACGGAAACGAAAGGCGGTCTCTTTACGATGAGCCACAAGCCGCATGAGAGGCGTGTGAATCAACTTCAAGG harbors:
- a CDS encoding 3-deoxy-7-phosphoheptulonate synthase, which encodes MNQPTADLRIRATKPLIAPAVLEDDLPLTAASAALIARSRRDIAAILTGQDDRLLVIVGPCSIHDPAAALDYAQRLRDLAPLYADTLLLVMRVYFEKPRTVVGWKGLINDPFLDGSFQINAGLRLARKLMLDVVALGLPVATEFLDTTLGQYYADLVSWGAIGARTVESQIHRELASGLSMPVGFKNRTDGDLQVAIDAIRSARHPHWFPSLTREGAPAVMGTTGNEHTHLVLRGGTRGPNFSADHLRAATELLRANQLPPHVMIDCSHANSGKDAERQPAVAAELAAQLAAGERALAAVMLESHLVGGTQDYRAEPRVYGRSITDACLSWEKTLPVLATLAAAVRARRTRTAPAS
- a CDS encoding DoxX family protein is translated as MRASSLPYGRWLLGLFFIAAGANHFLHPQPYLAMMPPWLPAPGALLAISGLAEILGGLGVFLPATRRLAGWGLLALLVAVFPANVHVALHGWPGVDLPRWVLWARLPFQLLFAWWIWRTCLSRRAAPRR